One region of Polaribacter pectinis genomic DNA includes:
- a CDS encoding MFS transporter: protein MKIKGLRWWVIALIALATVINYIDRQALVVLWPSISEDLYPDKSMTERKEIYALISVIFMFSYAFGQSIFGKIFDKVGTRIGFVLSIGFWSLSTALHALAKGVVSFSIFRSLLGVSEAGNWPGAAKGNAEWFPVKERAFAQGIFNSGAAIGGIVAIPIIASLTIYFSWQMIFIIIGLVGLLWLVPWLILVKAPPKSHPWLTEDEKKYILGGQKENEVASLEETEEYNPEVGELLSRKQSWGVIIASAAIDPIWWLFVFWIPIYLSEVYGMDVKAIGIYGWVPYVGAMFGAFFGGLLAQNRIKAGWNVNKTRKFVITLGCIIMLPALLALSDPGTPFAAVLIMAAVLFGFQTAIGNVQTLPSDLYGKKTVGTLSGFAGTAAKLTGAGLVALVPMLTTGGNYTPAFIIGAALAFIVMASVWVLIPKIEQLKSLRK from the coding sequence ATGAAAATAAAAGGTTTAAGATGGTGGGTAATTGCTTTAATCGCATTAGCTACAGTTATTAATTACATAGATAGACAAGCTTTAGTTGTATTATGGCCAAGTATTTCAGAAGATTTATATCCTGATAAATCAATGACTGAAAGAAAAGAAATATACGCTTTAATTTCAGTAATATTTATGTTTTCATATGCATTTGGTCAATCCATTTTTGGTAAAATATTTGACAAAGTTGGAACAAGAATAGGTTTTGTCTTATCAATTGGTTTTTGGTCACTTTCTACAGCATTACATGCTTTAGCAAAAGGTGTTGTTAGTTTTTCTATTTTTAGATCACTTTTAGGTGTGTCTGAAGCAGGAAACTGGCCTGGGGCTGCAAAAGGAAATGCAGAATGGTTTCCAGTAAAAGAAAGAGCCTTTGCACAAGGTATTTTTAATTCTGGAGCAGCAATAGGTGGTATAGTTGCAATACCAATTATAGCAAGTTTAACAATTTATTTTAGTTGGCAAATGATTTTTATAATCATTGGTCTAGTTGGTTTACTATGGCTAGTACCTTGGTTAATATTAGTTAAAGCTCCACCAAAGAGTCATCCTTGGTTAACAGAAGATGAGAAAAAATATATTTTAGGAGGTCAAAAAGAAAATGAAGTAGCATCTCTTGAAGAAACTGAAGAATATAATCCTGAAGTGGGAGAATTACTATCACGTAAACAAAGTTGGGGTGTAATTATTGCTTCAGCTGCTATAGATCCAATATGGTGGTTGTTTGTTTTTTGGATTCCAATTTATCTTTCTGAAGTTTATGGAATGGATGTAAAAGCGATTGGTATTTATGGATGGGTACCTTATGTAGGTGCAATGTTTGGTGCTTTTTTTGGTGGTTTATTAGCTCAAAATAGAATAAAAGCTGGTTGGAACGTTAATAAAACTCGTAAGTTTGTCATAACTCTTGGTTGTATAATTATGCTTCCTGCATTATTAGCATTATCAGACCCTGGAACTCCATTTGCTGCTGTTTTAATAATGGCTGCAGTATTATTCGGTTTTCAAACTGCAATAGGAAATGTACAAACATTACCAAGTGATTTATATGGTAAGAAAACTGTAGGAACACTTTCTGGATTTGCAGGAACTGCTGCAAAATTAACAGGAGCTGGTTTAGTGGCTTTAGTGCCAATGTTAACCACTGGAGGTAATTATACTCCTGCTTTTATAATTGGGGCTGCTTTAGCCTTTATAGTAATGGCAAGTGTGTGGGTTTTAATTCCTAAAATTGAACAATTGAAATCATTAAGAAAATAA
- a CDS encoding SusC/RagA family TonB-linked outer membrane protein gives MNLKIKSVFIVMLLFCGALFAQEEVTIKGTVTSKTDGEPILGANIIVLNTKKGTSTDFDGNYQIKVKSGEIIQFSYLGFTTKTVPFVNQKIINVELAEDGNILDEIVVVGYGTQKKSHLTGSISKVKGEKLANIAVSRIDDALVGQVSGVNIQATEGEAGSAPTLRIRGVGSITGDASPLIVVDGVVVPSDYLGSLDMNDVESFEILKDAASSAIFGSRGGNGVVMITTKSGKDGKVKYSYNTSTGMKTARQSDAYYSSVTENAAAEYEFSRTLQDKTKYKLLLGDQTNWQDVIFDGGSITNHSFSARGGNEKLKFSTNLNYNHDEGVLLTDDYKKFSVKLKLDYKINKKFTVGVSATPSYTERRRFDGSTHDILRQPSWLPVYLDANTIKYVNRTRDGGKYADAKIGDYAIQRMFDDFDLSTGLPVPNGGSGIDISNTSNTNPAAKVLERDRRDYRKKIFGSIYGKYKIADGIHFKTTFSGDYQEYRRKRYQGVLASRNGASAAQLDSSMTKTKHLALDNIVTYKKEIGKHEINAVVGISGEQYKTDHYQISSQGYTDDSNQYINYNDISSPEYKEDYESTLLSMFGRINYAYNDKYLISYSYRRDGSSVFGANNKYGNFMAGSLGWNVDKEDFLSDSEVINKLKLRVSYGVTGNNRFRTGSNLINNYPYISILDESSNASAIIDGQVVGSVNPLNIENPDLKWERQIEFNPGIDFGLFNNVFSGSVDYYKRTSDQLLLNNPISTTTGFNSALINIGEVVNSGVEVELRTKNITNESFKWSSTFIASTNKNELTNFADSNGQRLSVDSKRAAEWINLEGNPISSFYGWVTSRDIPREFLNNPFHPIGAEAQDVYVKDLNGDGIIDDDDKTILGNPYPELVWSFTNNFNIGNVDFSFMFQGSHGAEVRNMGDQYILNHFNSGQDYNTATTPQQDFIRQKIFTDDIIQDASYIALRNVSIGYNLPVDMLSDLKLSRLRVYASGQNLMYLTASDYTGFNPESINTTSATTYGYQRAGSPVFSTISLGINVDF, from the coding sequence ATGAATTTAAAAATCAAATCAGTATTTATTGTAATGCTTTTATTCTGTGGTGCATTGTTTGCACAAGAGGAAGTAACAATAAAAGGAACTGTAACTTCAAAAACAGATGGAGAACCTATTTTGGGGGCTAACATTATTGTACTAAACACAAAAAAAGGAACCAGTACAGATTTTGATGGTAATTATCAAATTAAAGTAAAATCAGGAGAAATAATTCAATTCTCATATTTAGGTTTTACAACAAAAACGGTTCCTTTTGTGAATCAAAAAATTATCAATGTTGAGTTAGCTGAAGATGGTAACATTCTAGATGAAATTGTAGTTGTAGGTTATGGAACTCAAAAGAAAAGCCACTTAACAGGGTCTATTTCTAAAGTAAAAGGTGAGAAATTAGCAAATATTGCTGTTTCTAGAATAGATGATGCTTTAGTGGGGCAAGTTTCTGGTGTAAATATTCAGGCAACTGAAGGTGAAGCTGGTTCAGCTCCAACTTTACGAATTCGTGGTGTTGGTTCTATTACAGGTGACGCAAGTCCTCTAATAGTTGTAGATGGAGTTGTTGTACCTAGTGATTACTTAGGTTCTTTAGATATGAATGATGTAGAATCTTTCGAAATATTAAAAGATGCAGCATCTTCTGCAATTTTTGGTTCTAGAGGTGGTAACGGAGTTGTAATGATTACTACAAAAAGTGGTAAAGATGGTAAAGTAAAATATAGCTATAATACATCTACAGGTATGAAAACTGCTAGACAAAGTGATGCTTATTACAGTAGCGTAACAGAAAATGCAGCAGCAGAATATGAGTTTTCTCGAACATTGCAAGATAAAACAAAATATAAGCTATTATTAGGAGATCAAACAAATTGGCAAGATGTTATTTTTGATGGTGGTAGTATAACCAACCATAGTTTTAGTGCAAGAGGTGGTAATGAAAAATTAAAATTCAGTACCAACTTAAACTATAATCATGATGAAGGAGTTTTGTTAACGGATGATTATAAAAAGTTTAGTGTAAAATTAAAACTAGACTATAAAATTAATAAGAAATTTACAGTAGGTGTAAGTGCAACTCCTTCTTATACAGAGAGAAGACGTTTTGACGGTTCTACACACGATATTTTAAGACAACCATCTTGGTTGCCAGTATATTTAGATGCAAATACTATAAAATATGTAAATAGAACTAGAGATGGTGGTAAATATGCAGATGCTAAAATTGGAGATTATGCAATACAACGTATGTTCGATGATTTCGATTTAAGTACGGGTTTACCTGTGCCAAATGGTGGTAGCGGAATAGATATTAGTAATACATCTAATACAAATCCTGCAGCTAAAGTTTTAGAAAGAGATAGAAGAGATTATAGGAAGAAAATTTTTGGTAGTATTTACGGAAAATATAAAATTGCAGATGGTATTCACTTTAAAACTACATTTTCTGGAGATTATCAAGAATACAGAAGAAAACGTTACCAAGGTGTACTAGCTAGTAGAAATGGTGCAAGTGCAGCTCAGTTAGATAGTTCTATGACAAAGACAAAGCATTTAGCTTTAGATAATATTGTTACTTATAAAAAAGAAATTGGTAAACATGAAATTAATGCTGTTGTAGGTATTTCTGGTGAGCAATATAAAACGGATCATTATCAAATAAGTTCTCAAGGTTATACAGATGATAGTAACCAGTATATTAATTATAATGATATTTCTAGTCCAGAATACAAAGAAGATTATGAGAGTACTTTATTATCTATGTTTGGTAGAATAAATTATGCTTATAATGATAAATATTTAATATCTTATAGTTATAGAAGAGACGGTAGTTCTGTATTTGGAGCTAATAATAAATACGGTAACTTTATGGCAGGTTCATTAGGTTGGAATGTAGATAAAGAAGATTTTTTATCAGATAGTGAGGTTATTAACAAGTTAAAGTTAAGAGTAAGTTATGGTGTTACTGGTAATAATAGATTTAGAACTGGTAGTAATTTAATTAACAATTACCCATATATATCAATTTTAGACGAAAGTAGTAATGCTTCTGCAATTATAGATGGTCAAGTTGTTGGTTCTGTGAATCCTTTAAATATTGAAAACCCAGATTTAAAGTGGGAGAGACAAATTGAATTTAACCCTGGTATAGATTTTGGTTTATTCAATAATGTATTTTCTGGTTCTGTAGATTATTACAAGAGAACTTCTGATCAGCTATTATTAAATAACCCAATTTCTACAACAACTGGTTTTAACAGCGCTTTGATTAATATTGGTGAAGTTGTAAATTCTGGTGTTGAAGTAGAGTTAAGAACAAAGAATATTACAAATGAAAGCTTTAAGTGGAGTTCTACTTTTATTGCTTCGACAAATAAAAATGAATTAACAAATTTTGCAGACTCTAATGGTCAAAGATTAAGTGTAGATTCTAAAAGAGCAGCAGAGTGGATTAATTTAGAAGGAAACCCTATATCTTCTTTCTATGGTTGGGTTACAAGTAGAGATATTCCAAGAGAATTTTTAAACAATCCTTTTCATCCAATTGGCGCAGAAGCACAAGATGTATATGTAAAAGATTTAAATGGTGATGGTATTATAGATGACGATGATAAAACAATTCTTGGAAACCCTTATCCAGAATTAGTTTGGAGTTTTACCAATAATTTTAATATTGGAAATGTAGATTTTTCATTCATGTTTCAAGGAAGTCATGGTGCAGAAGTTAGAAATATGGGAGACCAATACATTCTAAATCACTTTAATAGTGGGCAAGATTATAATACTGCTACTACACCACAACAAGACTTTATTAGACAAAAAATATTTACAGATGATATAATTCAAGATGCTTCATATATTGCATTAAGAAATGTAAGTATTGGTTACAACTTACCTGTTGATATGTTATCAGACTTAAAATTATCTAGATTAAGAGTTTATGCTTCTGGTCAAAATTTAATGTACTTAACTGCAAGTGATTATACTGGTTTTAATCCAGAATCTATAAACACTACTAGCGCAACAACTTATGGTTACCAAAGAGCAGGTTCGCCAGTATTTAGTACAATATCTTTAGGAATAAATGTAGATTTTTAA
- a CDS encoding RagB/SusD family nutrient uptake outer membrane protein yields MKQIKFLALLVITIFATSCEDTFLSPELTTGINAESYYANDEEIEKAVINIYDGIQGVNSFANSSSTANHAVQVEFYVTEMRSDNTRTKSQEGESAQFDSFKVEATNGFVADYYRSFYNVIFRSNVVLENLEAATADNAIKFEAEAKFLRAYAYFNLVRLFGDIPLIDRVITPADKETAYTRVAVANIYDLITSDLLTAIDGLDDTHKNRASLAAAEALLAKVYLTQPSPNYSGAQALCESIMQPTRGFSLISNFRDIFYTEGNDEVIFAIGYESGSSVDSQNFSAEWLNAVGRTSGVNYVTTEGVAALDAMGGDRTAVSYRVDVGQPTQNQVTKYLPNGEDGGADGKTFSSNAQLSGNDWIVSRYADVVLMHVEAIMAGGPSTSSSVAVASFNSVRRRANVADDADGIIEKSELLDERRVELAFENQRLFDLIRMGEAVNILSTFSNDNAYDFSTTDLLLPIPQYEINLSNGLLTQNPGY; encoded by the coding sequence ATGAAACAAATAAAATTTTTAGCATTATTGGTAATTACAATATTTGCTACCTCATGTGAAGACACTTTTTTGTCACCAGAGTTAACTACTGGTATTAACGCAGAAAGCTATTATGCCAATGACGAAGAAATAGAAAAAGCTGTTATAAATATTTATGATGGAATACAAGGTGTAAATTCATTCGCTAATTCTAGTTCAACTGCAAACCATGCTGTTCAGGTAGAGTTTTACGTAACAGAAATGCGTAGTGATAATACGAGAACTAAAAGTCAAGAAGGAGAATCAGCACAATTTGATAGTTTTAAAGTTGAAGCTACCAATGGTTTTGTTGCAGATTATTACAGAAGCTTTTACAATGTAATTTTTAGATCAAATGTTGTTTTAGAAAATTTAGAAGCTGCAACAGCAGATAATGCTATAAAGTTTGAAGCTGAAGCTAAATTCTTAAGAGCTTATGCTTATTTTAATTTAGTAAGATTGTTTGGAGACATCCCTTTAATTGATAGAGTAATTACACCAGCAGATAAAGAAACAGCATATACAAGAGTAGCAGTAGCCAATATTTATGATTTAATTACTTCAGATTTATTAACTGCTATCGATGGTTTAGATGATACTCATAAAAATAGAGCTTCATTAGCGGCTGCAGAAGCCTTATTAGCAAAAGTATATTTAACACAACCATCTCCTAATTATTCAGGAGCACAAGCTTTGTGCGAAAGCATAATGCAACCAACAAGAGGTTTTAGCTTAATCTCTAATTTTAGAGATATCTTTTATACAGAAGGTAATGACGAAGTTATTTTTGCAATAGGATATGAATCAGGAAGTTCTGTTGATAGCCAAAATTTCTCTGCAGAATGGTTAAATGCTGTAGGAAGAACAAGTGGTGTTAATTACGTAACAACAGAAGGAGTAGCTGCATTAGATGCTATGGGTGGTGATAGAACTGCTGTGTCTTACAGAGTAGATGTTGGACAACCTACACAAAACCAGGTAACTAAATACTTACCTAACGGAGAAGATGGTGGTGCAGATGGTAAAACATTTTCTTCAAATGCACAACTTTCTGGAAATGATTGGATTGTTTCTAGATATGCAGATGTAGTATTAATGCACGTAGAAGCAATTATGGCAGGTGGTCCATCTACTTCAAGTAGTGTAGCAGTAGCTTCTTTTAATTCTGTTAGAAGAAGAGCAAATGTTGCAGATGATGCAGACGGTATTATAGAAAAATCAGAATTACTAGATGAAAGAAGAGTAGAGTTAGCTTTCGAAAATCAACGTTTATTCGATTTAATTAGAATGGGAGAAGCAGTTAATATCTTATCTACTTTCTCAAATGACAATGCTTATGACTTTAGTACAACAGATTTATTGTTACCGATACCACAGTATGAAATTAACTTAAGTAACGGCTTGTTAACTCAAAATCCAGGTTACTAA
- a CDS encoding polysaccharide lyase family 7 protein gives MKNFRKQILLLLVTIFISVNATCQTSESSISESDVKIEKEKEKEKEKEKEKEKKKRKKKKKKRKKKVKLPKIDLSHWKVTLPVTNEKGKPYEISPPEILDFAKNEIAKPYMYIDSTAGAIVFHAMPTDSKTANTKYTRSELREQMVPGENNVNWTFKQGAYMKGKIAMEQTTKDENGKYHRTIIMQIHGRLTNEQRDLIGQKDNNAPPILKIYWDNGKIRVKTKTLKFLGTPYEGMLHEEAWDNDKGFNFKQKVGFKKFTLEVKVSEGKMVIILNKNEYKVYEGVHMEKWGIFENYFKAGNYFQSRDKGSFSKVKFYELEVSH, from the coding sequence ATGAAAAATTTCCGAAAACAAATACTATTACTTTTAGTAACAATATTTATTTCTGTAAATGCTACTTGTCAGACTTCTGAAAGTAGCATTTCAGAATCGGATGTTAAAATTGAAAAAGAAAAAGAAAAAGAAAAAGAAAAAGAAAAAGAAAAAGAAAAAAAGAAAAGAAAGAAAAAGAAAAAGAAAAGAAAGAAGAAAGTAAAACTTCCGAAAATAGATTTAAGCCATTGGAAAGTTACTTTACCAGTAACAAATGAAAAAGGTAAACCGTATGAAATTAGCCCTCCAGAAATCTTAGATTTTGCAAAGAATGAAATTGCAAAACCCTATATGTATATAGATTCTACAGCAGGAGCAATCGTATTTCACGCAATGCCAACAGACTCTAAAACAGCAAACACAAAGTATACGCGTTCAGAACTTAGAGAGCAAATGGTGCCTGGAGAAAATAATGTTAACTGGACTTTTAAGCAAGGGGCTTACATGAAAGGAAAGATAGCTATGGAACAAACCACAAAAGATGAAAATGGTAAATATCATAGAACTATTATTATGCAAATTCATGGTAGATTAACAAATGAGCAACGCGATTTAATAGGGCAAAAAGATAATAATGCACCACCAATATTAAAAATTTATTGGGATAATGGTAAAATACGTGTAAAAACAAAAACACTAAAATTTCTAGGAACTCCTTATGAAGGAATGTTACATGAAGAAGCTTGGGATAACGATAAAGGTTTTAATTTTAAACAAAAGGTAGGTTTTAAGAAATTTACACTAGAAGTTAAGGTTTCAGAAGGTAAAATGGTAATTATTCTAAATAAAAATGAATATAAGGTATACGAAGGTGTACATATGGAGAAATGGGGTATTTTCGAAAACTACTTTAAAGCAGGTAATTATTTTCAATCAAGAGATAAAGGTTCTTTTTCTAAAGTAAAATTTTACGAATTAGAAGTTAGCCATTAA
- a CDS encoding SDR family NAD(P)-dependent oxidoreductase, producing the protein MSKSDGRVAVITGATGGIGFEVARRLGNDGFTVVLNGIDDEAGAERIKELTAAGISAEYYGFDVTDENAVTSNINTIGEKYGKIDVLVNNAGGLGGRSRFEEMTTEFYKFVMALNLDSTFYASRAAIPFLKKSDYASIINYTSNAGWNAGGPGAGIYGTSKAGVHAITRALAKDLAEYGIRVNAVSPGTIDTPFHAQIKATKPEVFASWANNIMLGRLGNPEDVAGVVSFLAGKDSAFLTAETIQVGGGQALGI; encoded by the coding sequence ATGAGTAAATCAGATGGTAGAGTAGCAGTAATAACAGGAGCTACTGGAGGAATAGGTTTTGAAGTAGCTAGAAGATTAGGAAATGACGGTTTTACTGTTGTTCTTAACGGAATTGATGATGAAGCTGGAGCTGAAAGAATAAAAGAATTAACTGCTGCAGGTATTTCTGCAGAGTATTATGGTTTTGATGTTACAGATGAAAATGCTGTTACTTCTAATATTAATACAATTGGTGAGAAATATGGTAAAATAGATGTACTTGTTAATAATGCAGGTGGTTTAGGTGGAAGATCTCGTTTTGAAGAAATGACAACTGAATTTTATAAGTTCGTTATGGCTTTAAATCTAGATTCTACTTTTTATGCTTCAAGAGCAGCTATTCCTTTCTTAAAGAAAAGTGATTATGCTTCAATAATAAACTATACATCTAATGCGGGATGGAATGCAGGTGGTCCAGGAGCTGGTATCTACGGAACATCTAAAGCAGGAGTTCATGCAATTACAAGAGCTTTAGCAAAAGATTTAGCAGAATATGGTATTAGAGTAAACGCAGTTTCTCCAGGAACTATTGACACTCCTTTTCATGCTCAAATTAAAGCAACTAAACCAGAAGTTTTTGCTTCTTGGGCAAATAATATTATGTTAGGAAGATTAGGGAATCCAGAAGATGTTGCTGGTGTTGTTTCTTTCTTAGCTGGTAAAGATTCAGCTTTTCTAACAGCAGAAACTATCCAAGTTGGTGGTGGACAAGCATTAGGAATTTAA
- a CDS encoding PKD domain-containing protein encodes MNNIKIPSLSKIVLLLTVIMFASCNFEHEVAGTGSIEDLTPPSAAFTATQSAGAGVDDWQMYSFGNASSSATSYVWDFGNGDTSTDFEPSTIYTAEGDYIVTLTAQDDLGVTSTSTQTITVSKPLIPIIADPVLINTEFDKQAKSSGSDCACSGWINKSIGSQGESTSGNGSDVIKFDNDEPDAAYQEFEVTPNADYTVKVIVGFDASAGGTLPSTLELRILSGAGYVSGYSPTYYTAAADFPQDNFGYTTINQVEATANNLVVKTIAHPNNSSYTSYEFTFNAGNNTSVALYMRGIGGDDTSNDSKQQQFNGIFNNGDEEIQVDSVTITAN; translated from the coding sequence ATGAATAATATAAAAATACCATCTTTAAGTAAAATAGTTCTTTTACTTACAGTAATTATGTTCGCTTCTTGTAATTTTGAGCATGAAGTTGCAGGAACAGGTTCAATCGAAGATTTAACACCACCTTCAGCTGCTTTTACAGCAACACAAAGTGCTGGTGCAGGTGTAGATGATTGGCAAATGTATAGTTTTGGTAATGCTTCTTCAAGCGCAACAAGTTATGTTTGGGATTTCGGAAACGGAGATACTTCTACTGACTTTGAACCATCAACAATTTATACAGCAGAAGGAGATTATATTGTTACACTTACCGCTCAAGATGATTTAGGAGTTACAAGTACTTCTACACAAACGATTACAGTAAGTAAACCATTAATTCCAATTATTGCAGATCCAGTTTTAATTAATACAGAATTTGATAAACAAGCAAAATCTTCCGGTTCTGATTGTGCTTGTTCAGGTTGGATTAATAAAAGTATTGGTAGTCAAGGAGAATCAACTTCAGGAAACGGATCTGATGTTATTAAATTTGATAATGATGAACCAGATGCTGCATATCAAGAATTTGAAGTTACTCCAAATGCAGATTACACTGTTAAAGTAATTGTTGGCTTTGATGCTTCTGCAGGAGGTACACTTCCAAGTACATTAGAATTAAGAATATTATCTGGTGCTGGTTATGTAAGTGGATATTCTCCAACTTATTATACAGCTGCTGCAGATTTCCCTCAAGATAACTTTGGTTATACAACTATTAATCAAGTGGAAGCTACTGCTAACAATCTTGTTGTTAAAACAATAGCTCATCCCAACAATAGTTCTTATACATCTTACGAATTCACTTTCAATGCAGGAAATAATACTAGTGTAGCTTTATATATGAGAGGAATAGGTGGTGATGACACATCTAACGACTCTAAACAACAACAATTTAATGGTATATTTAACAACGGAGATGAAGAAATACAAGTAGACTCTGTTACAATTACTGCAAACTAA
- a CDS encoding FadR/GntR family transcriptional regulator, with product MKLEVLTKNENQKVQNLIIIGIRDLINYKNLEPGDKLPSERMLSEKFEVSRSSIREAIQKLEFYGLLKSIPQSGTFVANIGVIAMNGMIEDILRLNDPDFKSLVETRILLELKTARLAALRRTEEDLLKMEEALEAYKEKVVNGEDAVQEDLLFHLAIARASGNSSMNTFMLIITPEIITNFEKYHVCDAGLAQSGITEHQAIFDAIKSQNPQLAKKKMKEHFKVLYQYCYNLK from the coding sequence ATGAAGTTAGAAGTACTTACTAAAAATGAGAATCAAAAGGTTCAAAATCTAATAATTATAGGTATTAGAGATTTAATTAATTATAAAAATTTAGAACCAGGAGATAAGTTACCTTCAGAAAGAATGCTTTCAGAAAAATTTGAAGTAAGTAGAAGTAGCATTAGAGAAGCAATACAAAAATTAGAGTTTTACGGTTTATTAAAATCTATTCCACAAAGCGGAACCTTTGTTGCAAACATAGGTGTTATTGCTATGAACGGAATGATTGAAGATATTTTAAGGTTAAATGATCCAGATTTTAAATCTTTAGTAGAAACAAGAATCTTATTAGAACTAAAAACTGCAAGATTAGCTGCTTTAAGAAGAACTGAGGAAGATTTACTTAAAATGGAAGAAGCTTTAGAAGCTTATAAAGAAAAAGTTGTAAATGGTGAAGATGCAGTGCAAGAAGATTTGTTATTTCATTTAGCAATAGCAAGAGCAAGCGGAAATAGTAGTATGAATACTTTTATGTTAATTATTACTCCAGAAATTATTACCAATTTCGAAAAATATCATGTCTGTGATGCAGGTTTAGCACAATCAGGTATTACAGAACATCAAGCAATTTTTGATGCTATTAAAAGTCAAAACCCACAATTAGCAAAGAAAAAAATGAAAGAACACTTCAAAGTGTTGTATCAATATTGTTATAATTTAAAATAA
- a CDS encoding cupin domain-containing protein — MKRFSEKYITTKEMEWEELGGGVSRKFLGYDNQIMMVSVKFEKGALGSPHQHFHTQATYCVSGKFEFEIDGVKKIVEAGDGVYIEPNLLHSAICLEEGQLIDTFSPVREDFLSGDGVSYFGDKK; from the coding sequence ATGAAAAGATTTAGCGAAAAATATATCACTACAAAAGAAATGGAATGGGAAGAACTTGGTGGAGGAGTATCAAGAAAATTCTTGGGTTACGATAATCAAATAATGATGGTAAGCGTAAAATTTGAAAAAGGAGCATTAGGTTCTCCTCATCAACATTTTCATACCCAAGCTACGTATTGTGTTTCAGGAAAATTCGAATTTGAAATTGATGGTGTAAAGAAAATTGTAGAAGCAGGAGATGGTGTTTATATAGAGCCTAATTTATTACATAGTGCAATTTGTTTGGAAGAAGGTCAGCTAATTGACACCTTCAGTCCTGTAAGAGAAGACTTCTTAAGTGGTGACGGAGTCTCTTATTTTGGAGATAAAAAATAA